A region of Drosophila suzukii chromosome 2L, CBGP_Dsuzu_IsoJpt1.0, whole genome shotgun sequence DNA encodes the following proteins:
- the LOC108011216 gene encoding uncharacterized protein, which produces MAKMLVRMKALMVLTGIFFMLYFGLQPLTEMVEKKPLVSYPKEVVFVNTSECHIAGPLKSAAFKCAIEPINKMRCRKKQLTIAVTKGGNNFLVTQNVAKDLHCKYWLRSARDLKNDKYLEEGHFDLESKSSKEIKMGTGQQIVRIKCLDKFNETKYHDVQYFLPPPDPDLKPEKNLGKLSVMVLGIDSISHMHFYRYFPFVKGFLLNLPHTKFYGYSRVGLDAYANLMPLLSGLSANEVDPELSANEEAFLWQNFKLGGYSTAYGEDNAQGILTHKNGEWGSPRQPIDFDLTPVMMEIDNHTRYSIDLKEMIHCTAGRTYQEVFKDFILKLIPHMQESPFFSFFWQSQGVQEYYEYGGHLDLTYMLLLKKLLDSNVLNNTLILLMSDHGLRAGTYRMSFQGMKEESQPLMVAIYPEWLKEKYPLAMENFEKNAHSLITPYDLHDTLMDVLSLDLLQDASIESRMKSYPAKKMPRGISLFLPIPEHRNCDLAHIPSLFCFCRDLTEVPTDDGLVLRCSRFLVESINKLIKPFEKCHPLKLQMVLQAHFLDFGEESFVYELRLRVRTSPGNGIFEATVRLSDVLLLTSPISRVNNYLSQSYCVSDPGLKLFCSCI; this is translated from the coding sequence ATGGCTAAGATGCTAGTGCGAATGAAAGCATTGATGGTGCTCACCGGAATATTTTTTATGCTGTACTTTGGTCTTCAGCCACTAACGGAAATGGTTGAGAAAAAGCCCCTAGTTTCCTATCCTAAAGAAGTTGTGTTTGTCAATACCTCCGAATGTCATATAGCTGGACCTCTAAAATCAGCGGCTTTTAAGTGTGCAATTGAGCCTATAAACAAGATGCGATGCCGTAAGAAACAACTAACAATTGCGGTCACTAAAGGTGGTAACAATTTTCTGGTGACTCAAAATGTTGCCAAAGACTTGCACTGCAAATACTGGCTAAGGTCTGCCAGGGACTTAAAAAATGATAAGTACCTGGAAGAAGGACATTTCGATCTGGAAAGCAAGTCTAGCAAGGAGATAAAAATGGGAACTGGTCAACAAATAGTTCGCATCAAGTGCTTAGATAAATTTAATGAAACCAAATATCATGATGTTCAGTATTTCTTGCCGCCGCCTGATCCCGATTTAAAACCAGAAAAAAATCTTGGAAAATTATCCGTAATGGTGCTGGGTATAGATTCAATTTCCCACATGCACTTTTACCGATACTTTCCCTTCGTAAAGGGTTTCCTGCTAAATCTGCCGCACACCAAATTCTACGGCTATAGTCGAGTGGGTTTGGATGCTTATGCCAATTTAATGCCTTTACTGAGTGGTTTAAGTGCTAATGAAGTGGATCCAGAACTTTCAGCCAACGAAGAAGCTTTTCTCTGGCAAAACTTCAAGCTTGGAGGATATAGTACTGCCTATGGGGAGGATAATGCTCAAGGGATCCTAACCCATAAGAATGGGGAGTGGGGAAGTCCCAGGCAACCCATTGATTTCGATCTGACCCCTGTGATGATGGAGATAGACAATCATACGCGCTATAGTATAGATCTGAAAGAGATGATCCATTGCACGGCAGGACGAACTTATCAAGAGGTTTTCAAGGACTTTATCCTAAAACTGATACCACATATGCAAGAAAGCCCCTTTTTCTCATTTTTCTGGCAGTCGCAGGGTGTTCAGGAGTACTATGAATACGGTGGGCACTTGGATCTAACCTATATGCTGCTCTTGAAGAAGTTACTGGATTCCAATGTCCTAAACAATACCCTGATATTGCTAATGTCTGACCATGGTTTGAGGGCTGGAACTTATAGGATGAGTTTTCAGGGCATGAAGGAGGAATCACAGCCCCTGATGGTGGCCATATACCCCGAATGGCTGAAGGAGAAATACCCCCTGGCCATGGAGAATTTCGAGAAAAACGCCCATAGCCTGATCACACCGTACGATCTGCACGATACCCTGATGGATGTGTTAAGTCTGGATCTGCTGCAGGATGCCAGTATAGAGAGCCGAATGAAGTCATATCCCGCCAAGAAGATGCCAAGGGGCATTAGCCTCTTTCTACCGATTCCAGAGCACAGGAACTGCGATTTGGCCCACATACCATCGCTCTTTTGCTTCTGTCGCGATCTTACTGAAGTTCCCACTGATGATGGTCTGGTCCTTCGATGCAGCCGTTTTTTGGTGGAGTCCATCAATAAGTTGATCAAACCTTTCGAAAAGTGCCACCCGCTGAAACTCCAGATGGTTCTACAGGCTCACTTCCTGGACTTTGGTGAGGAGTCCTTTGTCTACGAGTTGAGGCTGAGGGTAAGGACGAGCCCAGGAAATGGTATATTTGAGGCCACCGTTCGTCTTTCGGACGTTCTACTGTTGACCAGCCCCATCAGTCGGGTCAACAACTATCTGAGCCAATCCTACTGCGTCAGCGATCCGGGACTCAAGCTATTTTGCTCCTGCATCTAA